The following nucleotide sequence is from Brockia lithotrophica.
GGAATTTCCCCCGTGGCGATGTAGGGTGGGTTGGCGATGATCCCGTCGTACGCCTCCGCCAGTTCCTCGGGCCAGGCGGGAGCGGTAAACACGTCCCCCCAAAGGATGCGCACGCGCTCTGCGAGGCCGAGCAGGCGGGCGTTGTGCGCGGCGAGGAGGAGGGCGGCGCGGGAGACGTCCAGGAGATCTGCCGTCCAGTTCGGACGGCGGGAGAGGAGGGCGAGACCCAGGGCACCGCTCCCGGTTCCCAGATCGAGGATGTGCCGCGCATTCCCGGGATCTCCCCGGGTGAGCGCAAGGACGGCTTCGACGAGACGCTCGCTGTCTCCTCGCGGAACGAGCACGTCGGGCGTCACCCGCAGGCGCAGCCCGAGAAATTCCGCTTCGCCCACGAGGTAGGCAAAGGGGATTCCCCGCCTCCTGGCCCGCAAAAAGGCCGAGACGAGCGCCTCGGGAACGCGGGGTTTCCCGACGCGCAACGCTTCCAGGAAGGCAAGGGCGTCCAGACCGTAAAGCCAACGAAGGTAGAAGCGGGCCTCCGCCTCTGCCTCCGACGCCGCTTTTCCCGCGCGGACGAGACCCCTGCGCAACGCTTCGTACGCCTCGCGAAAGGAGAGAGAGGGCGCCGG
It contains:
- a CDS encoding Protein-N(5)-glutamine methyltransferase PrmC (Protein-N(5)-glutamine methyltransferase PrmC, methylates polypeptide chain release factors RF1 and RF2); its protein translation is MEDRPAPSLSFREAYEALRRGLVRAGKAASEAEAEARFYLRWLYGLDALAFLEALRVGKPRVPEALVSAFLRARRRGIPFAYLVGEAEFLGLRLRVTPDVLVPRGDSERLVEAVLALTRGDPGNARHILDLGTGSGALGLALLSRRPNWTADLLDVSRAALLLAAHNARLLGLAERVRILWGDVFTAPAWPEELAEAYDGIIANPPYIATGEIPALASEVRWEPILALDGGPDGLRPYPRISALAEARLRPGGFLAVEVGGEPEKIARVREMFSPEVFEFSEEIADYGGHLRGFLWKRR